CCCCCTTGGCCAGCGCCGGAAGCGGCAGTGCCAGCAGGGAGAGCAGTGAAAGGATGGTTATGATTTTACGCAATGGGCGCCTCCGGAGACATGTTGCAGGGAACGGTGTTTGGGCAATCATGGGAAAGCAGTACTGTTCGCTGCCTATCTAATGTCATAGTTGAATGTGGTCGGCTGGCCGTCCCTTACCAGGTCCAGTTTTATGCGGCTCTGTCCTTTGAGTGAAGCAAAGGACTGTATGGCCTTTTCCGGCGAGTCGATGGGGAAATCGTTGATGGCGCGCAGGATGTCGCCATTTTTGATGCCGATGGTACCGAAAATGCCCTGGGGCTTCACTTCCGAGGCCCTGAATCCTTCGACTTTTCCGTCTTTGATGCTGGGCAGGAGGCGGGCATCGGTCATGGCCTGGCCGATATTATCCAGGGATGCATTCAGTGCCCGCTGGTCAACGACATAATTTCCGGCTCCAACCTGAGCGGCGAGCCCAGTATTTCCCGCAGGGGCAGTGGACTGGGGTTGTTTGGCTGCCGATTCTGTGCCGGCTGCAGTGGGCGAAAATATCTTTAACCGTTTGCCATTGACGAGAATTTCAGCCGACTCTTTGCCCACCGAAACCAGCGGCCCCGTCTCGAAGACCGTATCCCCAAGACGGAAAACACGCTCTTCCTTGCCTGCTTTCTGCACAAGAGCAAAGGTTTCACGATAGGAACCGACCGCAGTTCCAAGCAGGATGAGATCTCCCAGCGAGGGTGCAGGGGCCGCCCCTGTGGCGGTGGCCTGTTGTACGACAGGGGACAGCTTTCCCTGTGCAGCCTTGCCGAATAATCCCTTTTCCAGGATGGGAGCGAAAGACATCAGGTCTTCTGCCACCATGGTGGATGGGACGGACGCAGCGCTTTTCGGGGTTGCTTTGGGATAAAGTCTGGTAAGTCTGAAGGAAATCACGTCAGAGGCTATCAGCGCCAGTGACGCTATGATCAAAAAGGTGAGAAAAAAATTAAGTGGGGCTATCCATTTCAGCATGTCAGGCCTTTTTACGCATCGATAAAACCAGTTGAATATAGTAAAACTGGTTGCCTTATGCAAGGGGAAAAGAGGGGGCCAGGCAGAGCGAAACAGGGCTGCTCAGCCACCAGCGGGTTTCTTAAATTTGAAATTTCTATAATTGTTGAACTGGCCTTTGTGGCTGTGGTAATATCTGCCCTGCTGGCCGGCTTTTCCCATGCAGCGATAATAAGTACGGAGGGACCATGAAGTCGATTTTTGTGACAGCTTCGGTCATGCAGGAACTTTCCCTGCTGATCCGTTCCATTGGCGCTGTCCAAGCCGAGCCAGACATTTTTCCGGATATCTACCGGGGGCGCATTGGCGATAAGGACATAACCCTGGCTGTTACCGGCATCGGTAAGATAAATGCGGCCTCTGCCACCACTGTTCTGCTGCAGGGGAGAACTCCGGACCTGCTTGTCAATACCGGTTGCGCTGGTGCCTATCAGGGGAGCGGACTGACCGTGGGCGGGCTGGCTGTCGCCACTTCCGAGATCCTTGCCGATGATGGGGTTCTGACACCCGAGGGCTGGCAGCCCCTTGATCTGATCGGGATTCCGCTGGTGAAGAGAAGCGGCAAGGCTTATTTCAACGAGTTTCCCCTGTCCATGCAGGCAGCCGGCAAGGCGGCAAGCCTGGCTGCTGCATTGGGCCTTTCCACAATTCGAGGCAAATTCCTCACCGTTTCCACATGCAGCGGGACTTCTGCACGTGGCGATGAACTTTTTTCCCGCTTTGGCGGCATATGTGAGAATATGGAAGGCGCTGCAGTTGCCCAGGTGGCACTTCGCTACGGTGTTGACTGCCTTGAAATCCGGGGGGTCAGCAACATGGTTGAGAACCGGGATATGTCTTCCTGGAATATTCCCGGAGCAGTTGAGTCTGTGCAGCGTTTTCTCCTGAAATACATAGAAGAATTTTAATACAAGCTTAATGTCTTTACCATGAGGTTTCAGATGCAATCTCTTTCCCTCGGTTATTCCCCCTGCCCCAATGACACTTTCATTTTTCATGCCCTTGTCCACGGCCTGGTATCGAAGCCGGGGCTCATCTTCAATGAGCGGCTGGAGGATGTGGAGACCCTGAATCGCCTGGTCCTGGAAAAAACTTTGGACGTAAGCAAGATATCCTATCATCTTCTTGGATATGTCCGGGAGGATTACTGCCTGCTCTCGGCCGGGGGAGCCTTGGGCCGGGGCTGCGGTCCCCTTGTCGTCTCGAAAAAGTATGAAAGCATGGACCAGTTGAAGGGCAAGCGGATCGCACTGCCGGGAAGATATACCACGGCAGCTCTGCTGCTCAGGCTTTTTGACCCTGCCCTTACAGATATTATCTATCTGCCCTTTGACCGGATTATGGGTGCAATTGCTGATGGCAGTGTCGATGCCGGGGTTATTATCCATGAATCGCGGTTCACCTACGCCGGTCTTGGACTCGTAAAGCTTCTTGATCTGGGAGATTGGTGGGAGAGGGAGACGGGGCATCCCATTCCGCTGGGGGGAATAGTGGCAAAACGTTCACTGGGCTCTGAAGTCATTGCCGGTATTAACAGCCTTCTCCGCCAGAGTGTTGAGCTTGCCTTTGCCTACCCCGGTAAAGCCAATGCATATATCCGGGCCAATTCCCAGGAAATGAGCGACGAAGTATGTGCTG
This region of Geotalea daltonii FRC-32 genomic DNA includes:
- the gspC gene encoding type II secretion system protein GspC, translated to MLKWIAPLNFFLTFLIIASLALIASDVISFRLTRLYPKATPKSAASVPSTMVAEDLMSFAPILEKGLFGKAAQGKLSPVVQQATATGAAPAPSLGDLILLGTAVGSYRETFALVQKAGKEERVFRLGDTVFETGPLVSVGKESAEILVNGKRLKIFSPTAAGTESAAKQPQSTAPAGNTGLAAQVGAGNYVVDQRALNASLDNIGQAMTDARLLPSIKDGKVEGFRASEVKPQGIFGTIGIKNGDILRAINDFPIDSPEKAIQSFASLKGQSRIKLDLVRDGQPTTFNYDIR
- the mqnB gene encoding futalosine hydrolase, with protein sequence MKSIFVTASVMQELSLLIRSIGAVQAEPDIFPDIYRGRIGDKDITLAVTGIGKINAASATTVLLQGRTPDLLVNTGCAGAYQGSGLTVGGLAVATSEILADDGVLTPEGWQPLDLIGIPLVKRSGKAYFNEFPLSMQAAGKAASLAAALGLSTIRGKFLTVSTCSGTSARGDELFSRFGGICENMEGAAVAQVALRYGVDCLEIRGVSNMVENRDMSSWNIPGAVESVQRFLLKYIEEF
- a CDS encoding 1,4-dihydroxy-6-naphthoate synthase, producing the protein MQSLSLGYSPCPNDTFIFHALVHGLVSKPGLIFNERLEDVETLNRLVLEKTLDVSKISYHLLGYVREDYCLLSAGGALGRGCGPLVVSKKYESMDQLKGKRIALPGRYTTAALLLRLFDPALTDIIYLPFDRIMGAIADGSVDAGVIIHESRFTYAGLGLVKLLDLGDWWERETGHPIPLGGIVAKRSLGSEVIAGINSLLRQSVELAFAYPGKANAYIRANSQEMSDEVCAAHIDLYVNDFSKDLGHEGKAAVNTLMGRAEAKGLIPPSAKDIFLP